The following proteins are co-located in the Mycolicibacterium goodii genome:
- a CDS encoding peptide chain release factor 3, with product MTDNALAAPSANPSLSRRIAAEAARRRTFAVISHPDAGKSTLTEALALHARVITEAGAIHGKAGRRSTVSDWMEMEKARGISITSTVLQFPYRDAVINLLDTPGHADFSEDTYRVLTAVDCAVMLIDAAKGLEPQTLKLFQVCKHRGIPIITVINKWDRPGRHALELIDEIQTRIGLQPTPLTWPVGIAGDFKGVLDRRGGQFIRFTRTAGGATAAPEEHIPADAAHAAAGDDWDTAVEESELLSADGGDYDRDAFLAGTASPTLFTSAALNFGVNQLLDVLVELAPSPRGALDVDGERRTPDAPFSAFVFKVQAGMDSAHRDRIAYARVVSGTFERGDVLTHAATGKPFVTKYAQSVFGQQRSTLDDAWPGDVIGLANAAALRPGDTLYRDVPVQFPPIPSFSPEHFAVARGTDPSKHKQFRRGIEQLEQEGVVQVLRSDRRGDQAPVFAAVGPMQFEVASHRMATELSAPISLEPLPYQVARIVDPEDADFMNRQPSAEVMTRTDGVMLVLFSTPWRLEGFQRDNPDIKLRSLVAAEG from the coding sequence ATGACCGACAATGCCCTGGCCGCTCCCAGCGCCAACCCCTCTCTTTCCCGCCGCATCGCCGCCGAAGCCGCTCGCCGTCGCACCTTCGCCGTCATCAGCCACCCCGACGCCGGTAAGTCGACGTTGACCGAGGCCCTGGCGCTGCACGCTCGGGTGATCACCGAGGCGGGCGCGATCCACGGCAAGGCGGGCCGCCGCTCAACGGTGTCGGACTGGATGGAGATGGAGAAGGCCAGGGGCATCTCGATCACGTCGACGGTGCTGCAGTTCCCGTACCGCGATGCGGTGATCAACCTCCTCGACACCCCCGGCCACGCCGACTTCTCCGAGGACACCTACCGCGTGCTCACCGCCGTCGACTGCGCGGTGATGCTCATCGACGCCGCGAAAGGCCTTGAGCCGCAGACCCTCAAGCTGTTCCAGGTGTGTAAGCACCGCGGCATCCCGATCATCACGGTCATCAACAAGTGGGATCGCCCGGGCCGTCACGCGTTGGAGCTGATCGACGAGATCCAGACCCGCATCGGCCTGCAGCCCACTCCCCTGACCTGGCCGGTCGGCATCGCCGGTGACTTCAAGGGCGTGCTGGACCGCCGTGGTGGGCAGTTCATCCGGTTCACCCGCACCGCGGGCGGCGCCACCGCCGCGCCCGAGGAGCACATTCCCGCCGACGCCGCGCATGCCGCCGCAGGCGACGACTGGGACACCGCGGTCGAGGAGTCCGAGTTGCTCAGCGCCGACGGCGGCGACTACGACCGCGACGCGTTCCTCGCCGGGACGGCCTCGCCGACGTTGTTCACCTCGGCCGCGTTGAACTTCGGGGTGAACCAGCTGCTCGACGTGCTCGTCGAGCTTGCGCCTTCGCCTCGTGGTGCCCTCGACGTCGACGGCGAGCGCCGCACTCCCGACGCGCCGTTCAGCGCGTTCGTGTTCAAGGTGCAGGCCGGCATGGACTCCGCGCATCGCGACCGCATCGCCTACGCGCGCGTCGTCTCGGGCACCTTCGAGCGCGGCGACGTGCTCACCCACGCCGCCACCGGTAAGCCGTTCGTCACCAAGTACGCGCAGTCGGTGTTCGGCCAGCAGCGCTCGACGCTGGACGACGCCTGGCCGGGCGATGTGATCGGGCTGGCCAACGCCGCCGCGCTGCGCCCCGGCGACACGCTCTATCGCGATGTGCCCGTGCAGTTTCCGCCGATCCCGAGCTTCTCGCCCGAGCATTTCGCGGTGGCCCGCGGCACCGACCCCAGCAAGCACAAGCAGTTCCGCCGCGGCATCGAGCAGCTGGAGCAGGAGGGCGTCGTGCAGGTGCTGCGCTCGGACAGGCGCGGCGATCAGGCCCCGGTGTTCGCCGCCGTGGGACCCATGCAGTTCGAAGTGGCCTCGCACCGGATGGCCACCGAACTGAGCGCGCCGATCTCGTTGGAGCCGCTGCCGTACCAGGTTGCGCGGATCGTCGACCCCGAGGACGCCGACTTCATGAACCGCCAGCCTTCGGCCGAGGTGATGACGCGCACCGACGGCGTCATGCTGGTGTTGTTCTCCACGCCGTGGCGCCTCGAAGGGTTCCAGCGCGACAACCCGGACATCAAGCTGCGGTCACTCGTCGCGGCCGAGGGGTAA
- a CDS encoding esterase-like activity of phytase family protein, translated as MTWKSQSTVRAAALTTLVALIAAGCGTEKEPSQDDTAPAQRAVSPIDWNLPAAQRYHRTATYPVYLNRPAEDPIDAETVAEISTVTPDGNTLVHTDAAAKRIGFVDITDPAKPVGKGTLSLKELGHQDDQPTSVAAVGEFVLVVVDTTGGDFPHPSGRVDIVRAADRTRVHSIDLGGQPDSIAISPDGAFAAIAMENQRDEEFTPPGGEEGDLPQPPTGFVQLIDLKGAPDTWKPRRVDFDVEAARAAGLDTPEDLEPEYVSINSRGQVAVTLQENNGIAIIDGATGNVAKIFSAGSESVDGIDVAEDATIDQTGSIPDTPREPDAIGWIDDTHVATANEGDWKGGTRGWTIFDAGTGDVVWDAGNTFEQLAVRTGLHIESRAAAKGPEPEGLAITDVGGRRTALIASERSNFVAVYDVTDPAAPEFRQILPTTPGPEGILPIPSRNLLAISSETDDAENRVRASVSVYGFGEQYAQAGGTPPFPSIVSGDIDNVPIGWGALGALSADPKDPNRLYTATDIAYGPARILGVDAAQTPALIDTELPITEDGKPVTLDTEGLAARPDGGFVLAVEGEEGPGNELVFVDADGGIEKRVKLPADVAAQLGGQGLEGVAVDGDTVWVVLQRELKSDPKGVVRIGRYNSDGERWEWYGYPLEKTSVDGDWIGLSEVTIHDGRLLVLERDKLNGPDARVKALYSVDIPADAGTTSASEAPKVLQKTLARDLLPDLQATHGFVQEKVEGVTVGGNGNLYVITDNDGLDDANGETVFLDLGPAADALKG; from the coding sequence ATGACCTGGAAGAGCCAGTCGACCGTGCGGGCCGCGGCGCTGACCACGCTGGTGGCGTTGATCGCGGCGGGATGCGGCACCGAGAAGGAGCCGTCGCAGGACGACACCGCACCGGCCCAGCGGGCCGTCTCGCCGATCGACTGGAACCTGCCTGCCGCGCAGCGCTACCACCGCACCGCGACCTACCCGGTGTACCTGAACCGGCCGGCCGAGGATCCGATCGACGCCGAGACCGTCGCGGAGATCTCCACCGTCACCCCCGACGGCAACACGTTGGTCCACACCGACGCCGCCGCCAAACGCATCGGTTTCGTCGACATCACCGACCCCGCCAAACCGGTTGGCAAAGGCACCCTTTCGCTCAAAGAGCTGGGCCACCAGGACGATCAGCCCACCTCGGTGGCCGCGGTCGGGGAGTTCGTGCTCGTCGTCGTCGACACCACCGGCGGTGACTTCCCGCACCCGTCGGGCCGCGTCGACATCGTGCGGGCGGCCGACCGCACCCGGGTGCACAGCATCGACCTGGGCGGGCAACCGGACTCGATTGCGATCAGCCCTGACGGTGCGTTCGCCGCGATCGCCATGGAGAACCAGCGCGACGAGGAGTTCACCCCACCCGGCGGTGAGGAGGGCGACCTGCCGCAGCCGCCAACGGGTTTCGTGCAACTCATCGACCTCAAAGGCGCACCCGACACCTGGAAGCCCCGCCGCGTCGATTTCGACGTCGAGGCCGCCCGCGCCGCCGGGCTGGACACCCCGGAGGATCTGGAGCCCGAGTACGTCAGCATCAACTCCCGCGGGCAGGTCGCGGTGACGCTGCAGGAGAACAACGGCATCGCGATCATCGACGGCGCCACCGGCAACGTCGCCAAGATCTTCAGCGCGGGAAGCGAATCCGTCGACGGTATCGACGTCGCCGAGGACGCGACCATCGACCAGACGGGTTCGATCCCCGACACGCCTCGCGAACCCGACGCCATCGGCTGGATCGACGACACCCACGTCGCCACCGCCAACGAGGGTGACTGGAAGGGCGGCACCCGCGGCTGGACCATCTTCGACGCCGGCACCGGCGACGTGGTGTGGGACGCCGGCAACACCTTCGAACAGCTCGCGGTGCGCACCGGTCTGCACATCGAAAGCCGCGCCGCCGCGAAAGGCCCAGAGCCCGAAGGGCTGGCGATCACCGACGTCGGCGGCCGCCGCACCGCGCTGATCGCCTCGGAGCGCAGCAACTTCGTCGCCGTGTACGACGTGACCGATCCGGCGGCGCCGGAGTTCCGCCAGATCCTGCCCACCACACCGGGACCGGAGGGCATCCTGCCGATCCCGTCGCGCAACCTGCTGGCGATCTCGTCGGAAACCGACGACGCCGAGAACCGGGTGCGCGCGTCGGTGAGCGTTTACGGCTTCGGCGAACAGTACGCGCAAGCCGGTGGCACACCGCCGTTCCCGTCGATCGTGTCCGGCGACATCGACAACGTGCCGATCGGCTGGGGCGCACTCGGTGCGCTGTCGGCGGATCCGAAAGACCCCAACCGGCTCTACACCGCCACCGACATCGCCTACGGCCCGGCCCGCATCCTCGGGGTCGACGCGGCGCAGACGCCCGCGCTGATCGACACCGAACTGCCGATCACCGAGGACGGCAAACCCGTCACGCTCGACACCGAGGGGCTGGCCGCACGGCCCGACGGCGGATTCGTCCTCGCGGTCGAAGGTGAGGAAGGCCCCGGCAACGAGCTGGTGTTCGTCGACGCCGACGGCGGCATCGAGAAGCGGGTGAAACTGCCCGCCGATGTCGCGGCGCAACTCGGCGGGCAGGGCCTCGAAGGCGTCGCCGTCGACGGGGACACGGTGTGGGTGGTGCTGCAGCGTGAACTCAAGAGCGACCCGAAGGGTGTGGTGCGCATCGGGCGCTACAACTCCGACGGCGAGAGGTGGGAGTGGTACGGCTACCCGCTGGAGAAGACCTCCGTCGACGGTGACTGGATCGGGCTGTCGGAGGTGACGATCCACGACGGTCGGCTGTTGGTACTCGAACGCGACAAGCTCAACGGTCCTGACGCGCGCGTCAAAGCCCTGTACAGCGTGGACATTCCGGCCGACGCGGGCACGACGTCCGCGAGCGAGGCGCCGAAGGTGTTGCAGAAGACGCTCGCTCGTGACCTGCTACCTGACCTGCAGGCCACGCATGGCTTCGTGCAGGAAAAAGTGGAGGGCGTCACCGTCGGTGGCAACGGAAACCTGTACGTGATCACCGACAATGACGGCCTCGACGACGCCAACGGCGAGACGGTGTTCCTCGATCTCGGCCCGGCCGCGGATGCGCTGAAGGGATAG
- a CDS encoding DUF302 domain-containing protein, whose translation MSTQEIPFEGVRVRYDSAKSYDELAAALFAAVGDTPVPIDDAARRHGDWASYERAVQAFVGPYEFMLFAVLDHGGWIGKAGIDRQVLRVVIGNPLIAITVLRHDVTAGLFAPVELLLTSEDDGRSALTYVKPSSLMVVEPNPELQTAATALDDKLAALAKAVTA comes from the coding sequence ATGAGCACTCAGGAGATCCCCTTCGAAGGCGTGCGTGTGCGGTACGACAGCGCCAAGAGCTACGACGAGCTGGCGGCGGCCCTGTTCGCCGCGGTCGGCGACACCCCCGTACCCATCGACGACGCCGCGCGAAGACACGGCGACTGGGCGTCCTACGAACGCGCCGTACAGGCGTTCGTAGGGCCGTATGAATTCATGCTTTTCGCGGTCCTCGACCACGGCGGATGGATCGGCAAGGCCGGCATCGACCGGCAGGTGCTGCGCGTGGTGATCGGCAATCCGCTGATCGCCATCACGGTGCTGCGCCACGACGTCACCGCGGGCCTGTTCGCGCCGGTCGAACTGCTGCTCACCAGCGAGGATGACGGCCGCAGCGCGCTGACGTATGTGAAGCCGTCGTCGTTGATGGTCGTCGAACCCAACCCCGAACTGCAGACCGCGGCCACCGCCCTGGACGACAAACTGGCCGCGCTCGCGAAAGCTGTCACCGCCTGA
- a CDS encoding DUF2510 domain-containing protein: MTEQLPLAAGWYPDPGGQPGQRYHDGRRWTQHFVPTPPPAHAAPTPAPVAVAVATGGGPSHGLHAVLTLLTCGMWLPIWILVAIFGGGGSSAVAVSGAGAVRTSNRRPAVVAAVVGGFFLLGLVGQHPWLLAVFAVLGAAAGFGMWLLKSAQRREEQQRAEQFRRDMLAQRADYEDQLYQQGDPRGVHGRYMPPPTP; the protein is encoded by the coding sequence ATGACCGAACAACTTCCGCTCGCCGCCGGTTGGTACCCCGATCCGGGCGGTCAGCCCGGGCAGCGTTACCACGACGGACGCCGGTGGACCCAGCATTTCGTGCCCACCCCGCCACCCGCACACGCCGCGCCAACGCCCGCACCGGTCGCGGTCGCGGTGGCCACCGGCGGCGGGCCCAGCCATGGCCTGCACGCCGTACTGACCCTGCTGACCTGCGGAATGTGGTTGCCGATCTGGATCCTCGTCGCGATCTTCGGCGGCGGTGGCTCGTCGGCCGTTGCCGTCAGCGGCGCCGGGGCGGTGCGCACCTCGAACCGCAGGCCTGCGGTGGTCGCCGCGGTGGTCGGCGGATTCTTCCTGCTCGGTCTGGTGGGCCAACATCCTTGGCTGCTGGCCGTTTTCGCGGTGCTCGGCGCGGCGGCCGGGTTCGGCATGTGGTTGCTGAAATCCGCACAGCGACGCGAAGAGCAACAGCGGGCCGAGCAGTTCCGGCGCGATATGCTCGCCCAGCGTGCCGACTACGAGGACCAGCTCTACCAGCAGGGCGATCCGCGCGGAGTTCACGGGCGCTACATGCCGCCGCCGACGCCGTGA
- a CDS encoding type II toxin-antitoxin system death-on-curing family toxin, with the protein MTEYLDLEDLLEIAKRAVGVDVSVRDYGLLESALARPRASVFGQDAYRDVHVKAAALLHSLARNHALVDGNKRLAWAACLTFLGLNGQWISAPEDDRFDFVIAVATGVEPELGAIAERLRAWSHRAD; encoded by the coding sequence ATGACCGAGTACCTCGACCTCGAAGATCTCCTTGAGATCGCAAAGCGGGCCGTTGGAGTCGACGTATCGGTCCGTGATTACGGACTACTGGAGTCCGCTCTCGCGCGACCCCGTGCTTCGGTCTTCGGTCAGGACGCATATCGCGACGTCCATGTGAAGGCCGCCGCGCTCCTGCACTCTCTGGCGCGCAACCACGCACTGGTCGACGGAAACAAGCGCCTCGCGTGGGCGGCCTGTCTTACGTTCCTCGGACTCAACGGTCAGTGGATCAGCGCGCCCGAGGACGACCGATTCGACTTCGTGATCGCCGTCGCCACAGGTGTCGAACCCGAACTCGGCGCGATTGCTGAGCGGTTACGGGCGTGGAGCCACCGAGCGGATTGA
- a CDS encoding mechanosensitive ion channel family protein produces MDVYNVAFEWTDTNRQWFIEVPARIAAYVVIVLIARYVLHRLIDRATTGRSRQEREEGQPPSRRPPLLRYLRDRAPASATGAQTARRRQQRAQTIGSVLKSTVSIVMLGWMVLGILSVLGVNIAPLIASAGVAGVAIGFGAQNLVRDFVTGMFMLLEDQYGVGDTVDLGAAVGQVESVGLRITTLRDIDGTLWYVRNGEIARVGNMSQDYAVARVEVPVAVTTDLTRAEEIALQAAEDALADPKVADKTLGDPEMLGVQDFSADKVTLRMTVKTRPNAQWSVQRRLRREILRAYDEHAIYAPNA; encoded by the coding sequence ATGGATGTCTACAACGTCGCTTTCGAATGGACTGACACCAACCGCCAATGGTTCATCGAGGTCCCGGCCCGGATCGCCGCATACGTCGTCATCGTGCTCATCGCGCGATACGTGCTGCACCGACTGATCGACCGGGCCACCACCGGCCGGTCCCGCCAGGAACGCGAGGAGGGTCAGCCGCCGAGCCGGCGGCCTCCGCTGCTGCGGTATCTGCGTGATCGGGCGCCGGCGTCGGCGACCGGCGCGCAGACCGCGCGGCGGCGTCAGCAGCGCGCGCAGACCATCGGCTCGGTGCTCAAGTCCACGGTGTCCATCGTGATGCTCGGGTGGATGGTGCTCGGAATCCTCAGCGTGCTGGGCGTCAACATCGCGCCGTTGATCGCCTCGGCGGGGGTGGCGGGTGTGGCCATCGGCTTCGGCGCGCAGAACCTGGTCCGCGACTTCGTCACCGGCATGTTCATGCTGCTGGAAGACCAGTACGGCGTGGGCGACACGGTCGACCTCGGGGCCGCGGTCGGCCAGGTGGAAAGCGTCGGCCTGCGCATCACCACACTCCGCGACATCGACGGCACGCTGTGGTACGTGCGCAACGGCGAGATCGCGCGTGTGGGGAACATGAGCCAGGACTACGCCGTCGCCCGCGTCGAGGTCCCCGTCGCGGTGACCACCGACCTCACCCGCGCCGAGGAGATCGCGCTGCAGGCCGCCGAGGACGCCCTCGCCGATCCGAAGGTGGCCGACAAGACCCTCGGTGACCCCGAGATGCTCGGCGTGCAGGACTTCTCCGCCGACAAGGTCACCCTGCGGATGACGGTGAAGACCCGGCCCAACGCGCAGTGGTCGGTGCAGCGACGGCTGCGCCGCGAGATCCTGCGCGCCTACGACGAGCACGCGATCTACGCGCCGAACGCCTAG